A stretch of the Aegilops tauschii subsp. strangulata cultivar AL8/78 chromosome 4, Aet v6.0, whole genome shotgun sequence genome encodes the following:
- the LOC141021403 gene encoding respiratory burst oxidase homolog protein B-like, translating to MPSWRASLRLTCTRFPKLMIDGPYGAPAQDYREYDVLLLIGLGIGATPLISIVKDVLNHIQRGESVGGTEPDGSGKAKKKPFMTKRAYSYWVTREEGSFEWFRGVMNEVAEKDKDGVIELHNHCSSVYQEGDARSALIVMLQELNHAKKGVDILSGTSVKTHFARPNWRSVFKRIAVNHENQRVGVFYCGEPVLVAQLRQLSADFTHNTNTKFDFHKENF from the exons ATGCCTTCATGGAGAGCTTCTCTTCGTTTGACATGTACTAGATTCCCTAAACTTATGATCGATGGACCGTATGGTGCGCCAGCACAAGATTACCGGGAATATGATGTGTTGTTGCTCATCGGACTTGGCATCGGAGCCACCCCtttgatcagcattgtgaaggaTGTGCTTAACCACATCCAGCGTGGGGAATCGGTTGGCGGAACAGAGCCGGACGGCAGTGGCAAGGCAAAGAAGAAACCATTCATGACCAAGAGGGCCTACTCCTACTGGGTCACAAGGGAAGAGGGCTCCTTTGAGTGGTTCAGAGGGGTGATGAACGAGGTGGCTGAGAAGGACAAGGACGGAGTGATTGAGCTCCACAACCACTGCTCGAGCGTGTACCAAGAGGGCGATGCTCGTTCCGCGCTCATCGTCATGCTCCAGGAACTCAACCATGCCAAGAAGGGAGTTGATATTCTGTCCGGAACCAGCGTCAAGACCCACTTTGCCAGGCCTAACTGGCGAAGCGTCTTCAAGCGCATCGCGGTCAACCATGAGAACCAACGCGTCG GGGTTTTCTACTGCGGCGAGCCTGTTCTTGTGGCGCAGCTGCGGCAGTTGTCGGCAGACTTCACCCACAATACAAACACAAAGTTTGACTTTCACAAGGAGAATTTCTAG